In the Deltaproteobacteria bacterium genome, GCGGCCACCGCGGACGCGGGCAGGTGGACGAACAGCCACCCTCGCTGAAGCCAGTAGAGCGCCCAACGCTGATCGAGGTGGGTCTTCTCTATAACGATCTCCTTGATCCGCAGGAAGTCCGGGTCTTCCGCCAGCTCTCGGCCGGCATAAGACAGCTCCTCCAGGACCTCCTCGAGGGGCCGCCCGTAACCGGTCCAGTGCTGCCACGGATGGGCCGGACGGCGCAGGAACGGCAGCAGGCGCTGGGCGTAGAGCCGCGCCATGAGGGGCGGGCAGCCGCGCTTCACGATCTCGTTGAAGGCTTCGTCGGCCTCGGCCGCCAGCTCGGCGCGCTGTTGTGCGATGCGCGGGTAAGGGAGCGCGTCCCAGTCCCGTTGCCAGCGCGTGCAGAGCCTTTCGAGGAGCAAGCCCACGGCTCCGGATGCCAGGGCAAGGGCGAAGGAGAGCCACAGGATGCGGTGGAAGGCGCCCGGCGGCAAGCCGCCGCCGTGGGCCAGGAACAGCAGGGCGGCGACCCACCCGAGTTGCAGGTGCACGCGCAACCGCGCCGCCCCGGGCCAGCGCCGCTGGACCCGCCGCATCCCGTGCACTCCCAGCAACAGGAAGGCCAGGGCCAGGGTCCAGCCGGTCCAGTGCGGCGTGGGCAGCAGCGCGGTGTCGGCGACGCGGTACCACGCGGCGCCCGCCAGTACGGCCGCCCCCGCGGCGAGCCATCCGATGGCGATCCGTGCCGTCACGGCACCCGCCCGTGGATGAAGGACGCGGCTCGCGGCCCCTGGCTGCCGGCGGGTGAGGTCATCATCCCTTGGAGTTCAGTGTGCGCAACGGCGTGCCCGCCGCCAGCCGCCCGACCAGCTCATGGTCGGTAAGGTCGACGCGGGCGATGGCGTCGTGCGGGCACGCGCGCACGCATGCGGGGCCTGTCTCCTGGCCGATACAGAGATCGCATTTGGCGGCGACGGGGATGGACCGTTCCTTCGCCTCGGCGTTGAGCCCCATCTCCACCAGCCGGATGTTGTCGTAGGGACAGGCCGCGGTGCAGGTGCCGCAACCGATGCACAGCACTTCCGACACCACCACTTCTCCGCTGAACTTCCGGAACACCGCTTCGGTGGGGCAGTTGACCAGGCACGGCGCTTCCTCGCAATGCATGCAGGCATTGGCGACGGAGTAGCCGCCCTTGGCGGGACCCTGGCGGACGAATCGCGGCACACCGCCATGGGTATCGGCGCAACCCTGTACGCAGGCATCGCACCCCACGCAGCGGGTCTGGTCGATGACCATGGCCTGCCGGCCCCTGACGAAAGCGTTGTCCACGAGGAAGTCGATCAGCGAAGCCTCGCGCGAGCGGTCCCGCAGGGCCGTGGACGTCGTCGTGTCCGGATCGCCCAGTTCGACACGGGCGGCGGGGTCGCAGCGGGTGATGTCCTCATGGGAAAGGAAGGGGAGGCAGTCCTCCATCAGCGCCGTCCCCGGCAGCACCAGTAGACTGGTGTCGCCCAGGAACTCGAGGGAGGTCTTGCTCGCGGCCCCTTGCCCGCCCGCGGCCAGCGCCGCGAGCCCGAAGACATCGCCCCGGCGAACGAAACCGACGCTGTGGCTCTCGCCGGCGGAGAGATGACGGACGCGGCCGAACCCGGAGACGACCACGAACACTTCCCGGACCGGCTCGTCCTGTCGGAGGGCGGTAAATCCAGAGGAGGGACCGCCGGCGAACCGGAAGTCCGCGGTTTCCATGAGAGCGGTCAGGGCGCTCTTCGGCAGCGGCGAGAAGACCGGAACGGCGAACCTGCCCGAACGCATCAGATCCACGATCTCGGCCAGGCAGTGGGCATTGATGGACCGGCGCGGGGCATCGCCGAGGGCGGTCATGTCGCGCATGCCACGCCAGTGCACGGCCAGGAGCCGTACCGGCGTCTCGGCGAACACGGTGCGTCGGAACGCCGAGCGGGTCAGCACGGCGAAAGCGCCGGCGATGGCGTTGTCCGCCGAAGACGGTTCGAGCCGGACGGTCTCGCAGGACTCCAGCACCTCGTCCATGTTGGCGAGCTTCTGCCGGACGTTGGCGTCCACCACGAAGATTTCCTCTTCCTCGGGGGCTTTCCAGAATTCCCAGAAACGCCGCTTGGGTCCGATGGACACGAGGCGGGGCGGATCGGCAAGGGCCATCACGCCCTCCGGGTCCTCGACCACCACCCGGAGCGACCCTTCCAGGACGAAGTAGAGGACGCTGCCGTAGTCGCCCTCGCGGCACACCACCTCTCCCGCGTCGAAACGCACGGGTCGCGCGTATTGAGCCAGGATCTCCTCGAACCGGGCCGCCGCGCTCCCGTCGGCGGCGATACTCGACAGCAGTGGGGACTGCGTCACCGCCTGGCGGACGGCTTCCTGCTCACTGGCGGAGAGTTGTCTGAACATACGCCTTCGCCTTCAGGTCGCGGGGAGGCGGTCAGGGTTTGGCGACTTTGCCGACGTAGTCGCCCGTGCCCGGCAGCATCCCATCGAGGGCCTCCATGCCGCCCCCGTCGCGCTCCAACAGCCGCCGCGCCTGCTCGGACACGGCGGCGGCGGATGCCTCCAGTTGCGCCGCGGCGGCCCCCGGGGCCGGCACGGCGTCGACCATGGCCTTGAGCTCGACCACTCCGGCCAGGCGCTCGGCGGCCTTGGCGAGACCTGCCTTGGCCCGCCCGATCCTGACCCGCAGATCCGCGGCATACATGCCGTCGGCCTTCCGGGCCTCGGAAAGCGCCTTCAGGGAGGTCTCCAGGGACAGCGACAGGCCCGCCAGGTACAGCATGCGTTTGCGTGCCGGCGAGGCCTCGTCGTTGGCCGGTGTGTACCAGACATTGTGCCGGACCTCGCCCATGGTCCAGGACAAGAGCTCGAATTGACCGCCGGAAGGGTGTCCGCCGACGTTGATCAGGTCCTCATGACCGGTGGCGTGGCATGAGTAGCAGTTCCGCGCCAGCTTGTAGAGGTTGCGCGGCCGGATCATGCCGGCCTTCTCGGACTGCGTCCATCGGGCCGCGGCCTCCTCGGGGGACTCGGTTTCCTTCTTCTTGCCGCTGAACTCGCCATGGACCTTGATCCAGTCCCGGGCCGCGCCGTGGCAGGACTCGCACGAGATCCCGGCAATGGCCTTGGGACGTTTCTTTCCCTTCTGGACCGTGTAGTGGCAGGTGGCGCACAACGCCTTGGGGTCCTTGATGCGCCGGACCCGCAGGCTCTTGGCGAAGGCCCGAGCCTCCTTGGAGCGATGGGTCTCCTTGATCACGCGGTGGTGAACGGTGCGTTTCCAGACCTGGGCGGTCTTTTTGTGGCACTCGGCGCAGGCATTGGGTCCTTGGACGGCGCCAATGTCGAGGCCGGGCCCCGGTATGCGGACACTTTCCTGAGCCTTGGCGAGACCCGTGAGGCCGAGGGAAAACACGGCGGCCAGGAACGCGGCTGCGACTATCAGACGCGGGTCGTGGAAAGGTCGTTGCGCGGTCGGCTTCATGATCACGCGAACTCCATGTCTTCGGTGGGCACCGAAATGCACACCAGGCAGTTGCCCTGGTCCACCCTCGCCTCGGGCTTGGAGAGATAGGTGAAAGAACCCGCGAGCACCGGCGCGGCGCACGTGCCGCAGTTCCCGGCCCGGCACCCCGAGGGCAGGAAGATGCCGTTCCGTTCGGCCAGGTCCAGTATCGTCCCGGAGTCCCCGCGCCATTGCAGCTTCTTGTTGTTGCCCCGGAACGCTACCTCCCACGTCGCGGTTTGTCCGGCCAGCAGACTGGCCATGCCGATCTCGCGCACGGTCTCGGAGGAGAACGCCTCCATGTGGATGGAGCCGGGCGGCACCCCCCACTCCCGAAGGCCTTCCATGATCGCCGCCATCATCGGCGGCGGACCGCAGACGAAGAACTCATAGTTCGAGGAGGGCAGCCACTGCCGCAGGACATCGAGGGTCACGATGCTTTCTTCGTTGAACGGCTGGGCGGATTGGCCGTCTTCCAACGGTTGGCTGTAGCAGGTGATGAAATGGAAGTTGGGTTTCTCGGCCCAGGCGCGGAGCGGGTCGGCGGCCACCTGTTCCCGAGGGTTCTTGACGCCGTGGAAGAGCCATGCTTCGCGGTCGGGCTCGTGCCGGGCCAGATGTTCGGTCATGGCGAGAAACGGCGTGACGCCGATACCGCCGGCGATGAAGACCACGGGCCGCCCCGCGGCCAGGTCCAGGGTGAATTGTCCGGCCGGCGGACCCACCTCGACGACGTTGTCTTCCTCCACCGCGTGGAAATAGGAAGACGACTTTCCCCATGGGGTGCCCGCCGGCGCGTCGGGCGGCGGCGCCAGCCGCTTGATGGTCACTCTGTAGTCAAGCTCCGGACTGTACGCCTGCGAGAGGGAATAGCACCGGATGGTCGGCGTTCCTCCGGTTTCGTCGTGGAAACGGAAGGTGAGGAACTGGCCCGGAAGAAACGCCGGCACCGCCCGCCCGTCATGCGGACGGAGGTAAAGGGAAACGATGTTGTCCGCTTCCTGGACCTTGCGGGTGACGCGAAAATTCCGAAAACCGTCCCAACTCCTGCTCCGGGAGAGATTCTGGACGATGGCCTCGTCGCGTCGGGCCAACACGTCCGCCAGCGCCGAGTATCGTGCCACGTCGAGGGCCAGACGCCGGCGCCGCCACGCGGCGCGTGACCACGCGTCCACCACCATTGCGGCGACTAGCGCTCCGACGCCCACGAGGATTGCCGATGTCAGCCACGTTTCCATGCTCACGAGAGATTCTCTTATCCGAAACGCGGTCTCGTGTCCTGTCCGGCCGATTCGCCGGACAGGACACGAGAGTCGCCAGGAAGCCGTGACCGGGCTCGCCGGACGGTTGTCAGGGGCAGATGGCCTTGACGTGACCATGGAACTTCACGCCGTTCACTTCGCCCTCATGGGCGTCCGCGGACAGGCGCAACCCCTTCACGCCGCAGTTGGTCCCCTCCGGCCCGATGGCCTTCACGCCGAGCCGTTTGTCACCATCGATGGCCTTGATGTGAAACACGTGGCCGTCTTGAGCCACGCCCTTGACATCGAGCTTCTTGCCGCCCTCGCCGATGGCCTTGATGTCCATCAGCTTCCCGTCCTTGCGGATCGCCTTGACCGACAAGTGCTTGCCGCCCTGATCGATCAGCTTGATGGGCAGGATCTCGCCATCGACCCTGGCCTGAACGGCCTTGACCTGTCCCGCGCCGGCCGCCTTTACTCCGTGCATCTTGCCGTCGCTGTCGATCGCCTTGACCCCGAGGGTATTGCCATCGCTCAAGGCCTTCACATGCCAAACGTCCTCCCCGGCCACCATGCCGGGCATGGCAACCCATAGTGCCATGGACGCAATGAGTACAAGCTTCAACATCAGAACCTCCTCTGTTTCGTCTGATTCGTCCTTGTCTTCCGAACACCAGAGCGGCGTCCGTTCCCGCAAGCAAAGCCTGGTCTACAGGCCGACCCTGAGCTCCAGCCGTACGGCTGAAGAGTCCTCGTCCGATTCCGCATCCTGTGGCGGCCCGGAGTCGTCGGAATGGACGGCGTAGAAGGCATCCAACTGCAACATGAAGCGTTCGGCGATCTTGTACTGGATACGCGTGGTTACGGCGAACCCGCTGGTGTTGCCGAACGGGTCGTCCTGCGCCAGGTCGTATCGGTGGGCCAACTCCAGGGTCACGTTGGCTCTTTCTTCCAACAGGAACCTCTGCACCCCCACAACCGCGCCGAGAGAGTCCAGCGGCGCCGGCCACAGCGCGGGCCGGTAGGCGCCGAGCCCGACGCCGGCGAATGACAGCCCGATGGGACCGAGGGTCGGGCTGGCGTTGCTGGCGAGCCGTCCGAAGTAGCCGTTGGCCCAGTAGCCGGTGGCGTAGATCAGATCATGCTGAAGCCCTATTTCTCTGGAATAGCCCAGCACCAGCAACGTCCCGTCGTAGTCCTTCTCCACGCCGTTGGGCAGGACGTTGAGGCCCCGGGCCGCGTCGATGGTCTGGTTGGTGTGGCTGGAAAAGTTGGCGTGAACCGACGTGTTGTGGATGCCGAAATGGCCCGTCCAGCCTATGCCGCCGTTGATCTGGTTGCCCCGCCGCTTGTCCGCGACGGTGCCGCCGATGTCCACTTCCAGCAGTCCCCAGGGGAAGTCGCCCTCAACCGACAGCGCAAACAGGTCCACGTCGCGGCGGTCGCGGGCGTTGCCGGATTCGTTGACGTGGTGGAAGGCCCAGAGGCCGAGCACGCGCATCCCGGAAGAGCCCGGGAACCGGATGTTGTTCTTGGACAGCCCGACGGCGGTCATCTCGTCCCGCACGAGATAACCGTTCTGAAGCTCCACCGGAAACTTGCCGACGGCGAAGCCGATGTCCCACCCGCCCTGGTCCCGCGGGTCGAGCCGGGGAAACATCTCGCCGATGTCGCCCTCGAAGAAGAGGGTCTCGAAGTCGTCGTCCCAATCGGCCTTGTAGGCGGTCTTTGCCGATGACGGCGATAGGGTCTGGCCGGCGAAACGCCCGGCCTTGTCCACCGGGCGCATATGGGCCTGAATGCGCTCGGTGCCCGCGAGCTGCAGGTTGGCGAACACGTCCAGGCGGCTCCTCAACTCCGACACGTCGCCGTTTCGGCGCGTTCTCCGGTCGCCGTCGGTGGAGAGGACCGCGGTCCGGAGCGACCCGTAGATCCAGAGCGCGGGCTGCCACACGGCGCCGGTCGGGATCTCGATGCCGTCGTCGAGTTGTCCGCCCTCGTTGATGCCGCGGCCCAGTTCGATGAGGGCGCCGGCGCGTTTCGGCAGATCTTCGGAATCGAGGAACGGGACCGGTTCCTTTCGCAGGTCCAGGTCGGGGTCGTCACCCGCCGGGGCCGGCCGCGGCGAAGCGATGAAGGCCAGCAGCAGGGCGAGCGCCAGTGTCAGAGCATACCGGTTCTTGCGTCGGGTCCCGGCTGCCGCCACGTTACCGCCCCTCCGCCGCGTAGCGTACCGTTGCCGTCCGGCGCCAGACTTCGGCCGCGCCCTTGACGATGCGGTCGGCGACTTCCCGTGGACTCATTCCGTAGTCGAATCCCATATGCTGGCTCGCGTGGATGAGGTTCACGGGCACCGGCTGGAAGATCAGCCGGGCGTCGATGTGGTAGCTCTCGCCGTGCCGGAGCCGGTCCGCCGGAACCCGGTAGTCGGCGGAGCGGGACTGCCCGGCCGGGATTCCCGTCCGGTGTTTCCTGCTTCCCCGGGTGCGGCCATAGAGCATGGTGGGGCGCCCGTCTGGCCGGACCATGGGCATGGCCGTCAGGGACATGGGCGGGGACAGGACCTGGGAGCGTTCGGGTCCGCGCACGATCCCCACGTAGGTCTTAGACTGCAGGTTGAAGAGGTCGTCGTCGTGCGGCAGCAGGCCGGCCAGCACGTAACGCGAGTGCTTGTCCCGAAGGTCGCCGTTAGGGTCCCGGTCCCCCGAGCGGTAGACCACCTTACCGGACGAATCGGTGACGCCAACCTCCAGGAACACCGTGCGCTTGATGTCGAAACTCGTGGGCACGTAGTGGCCGTCGGTGAGGTTCTTCACCGCGAGGGAGAAGGCCAGGCCGTCGCCCGAGGCGCGGATGTCCGTGACCTCCGACAGTCCGAACCCGTTGCGCAGAACCTCCAGACGCTGCCCGTCGGCCCAGGCCAGCAACTTGAGCTGCTCCCCGATGATGTCACGCGCCTCGAAGCGATCGTCGACGGATTGCCACGCTTCGGGGAAGACGTGGTCCGCGGGCACCGAGTCCTCGAACTTCTCGGTGCCCCAGCCCGCCTCATGGTCGAACTGTACCCACTCCCGCGGGGTCTTCAGCTTCGCGGCATCGGCATTGTGGGGAAAGATGCCGGGGTGGACGACGGAGTAGTCCGGGCCGGCCATGAAGTGATTGGACAACCGCCGTTCCGGGGTGGGCACGCCGCCCACCACCGCGGCCGGACCGCGTTCGAACGGCGAGGCCTTGCCCTGGACCGTCCCCATGTGACAGTCGACGCAGGTGACGCCCTTGGCCGCCGCCGGGGAGCGCTTGTACTCGGTCAGCATCTCGTGGCTGCGGCCTCCGGTCTGGGCGATGACCTCGTGGCAGACGCCGCCGCAGAAGCCGGGTTCACGCAACTCGAAGAACGGCTTGATCTCCGCATGGATGGCGCGTCCGGTTTCGCCGCGTCTGGGCTGGACCGGGTACTTGCCGGGCTGGTCCAGGATCTCTTTCAGCCGCGTGCCGTCGTCGACGCTGTACATCGGCGCGTAGATGTCCCCCTCCACGATCGGGAACCGCCCGGTGATCTTGCCGAAGTTCCGCCGCACCCGGTGGCACGCCACACAAGTGATGCTCTCGCGCTCGATGGCCGAGCGGTCGAGGCTGGACCTGGCGGCGGGTGTGCCCAGAGCCGCGCTTATCGGCGCATGGCAACGTTGGCAAAAGTCGCCGGCGGTGGAGCTGATTTTTCTGTTGGTGGCATTCTGGAACGCCATGACCACGGAGCTGAGCTGGCCATAGGCATGGGGGGACACCGACCATTCCCGGAACTGCTTGGGGTGGCACTGGGCGCAGACGGTGGCGGACGGAAAGCGGTTCCCGGT is a window encoding:
- a CDS encoding cyclic nucleotide-binding domain-containing protein, whose amino-acid sequence is MFRQLSASEQEAVRQAVTQSPLLSSIAADGSAAARFEEILAQYARPVRFDAGEVVCREGDYGSVLYFVLEGSLRVVVEDPEGVMALADPPRLVSIGPKRRFWEFWKAPEEEEIFVVDANVRQKLANMDEVLESCETVRLEPSSADNAIAGAFAVLTRSAFRRTVFAETPVRLLAVHWRGMRDMTALGDAPRRSINAHCLAEIVDLMRSGRFAVPVFSPLPKSALTALMETADFRFAGGPSSGFTALRQDEPVREVFVVVSGFGRVRHLSAGESHSVGFVRRGDVFGLAALAAGGQGAASKTSLEFLGDTSLLVLPGTALMEDCLPFLSHEDITRCDPAARVELGDPDTTTSTALRDRSREASLIDFLVDNAFVRGRQAMVIDQTRCVGCDACVQGCADTHGGVPRFVRQGPAKGGYSVANACMHCEEAPCLVNCPTEAVFRKFSGEVVVSEVLCIGCGTCTAACPYDNIRLVEMGLNAEAKERSIPVAAKCDLCIGQETGPACVRACPHDAIARVDLTDHELVGRLAAGTPLRTLNSKG
- a CDS encoding multiheme c-type cytochrome — translated: MKPTAQRPFHDPRLIVAAAFLAAVFSLGLTGLAKAQESVRIPGPGLDIGAVQGPNACAECHKKTAQVWKRTVHHRVIKETHRSKEARAFAKSLRVRRIKDPKALCATCHYTVQKGKKRPKAIAGISCESCHGAARDWIKVHGEFSGKKKETESPEEAAARWTQSEKAGMIRPRNLYKLARNCYSCHATGHEDLINVGGHPSGGQFELLSWTMGEVRHNVWYTPANDEASPARKRMLYLAGLSLSLETSLKALSEARKADGMYAADLRVRIGRAKAGLAKAAERLAGVVELKAMVDAVPAPGAAAAQLEASAAAVSEQARRLLERDGGGMEALDGMLPGTGDYVGKVAKP
- a CDS encoding 2Fe-2S iron-sulfur cluster-binding protein yields the protein METWLTSAILVGVGALVAAMVVDAWSRAAWRRRRLALDVARYSALADVLARRDEAIVQNLSRSRSWDGFRNFRVTRKVQEADNIVSLYLRPHDGRAVPAFLPGQFLTFRFHDETGGTPTIRCYSLSQAYSPELDYRVTIKRLAPPPDAPAGTPWGKSSSYFHAVEEDNVVEVGPPAGQFTLDLAAGRPVVFIAGGIGVTPFLAMTEHLARHEPDREAWLFHGVKNPREQVAADPLRAWAEKPNFHFITCYSQPLEDGQSAQPFNEESIVTLDVLRQWLPSSNYEFFVCGPPPMMAAIMEGLREWGVPPGSIHMEAFSSETVREIGMASLLAGQTATWEVAFRGNNKKLQWRGDSGTILDLAERNGIFLPSGCRAGNCGTCAAPVLAGSFTYLSKPEARVDQGNCLVCISVPTEDMEFA
- a CDS encoding multiheme c-type cytochrome, which produces MHEAVLTGNRFPSATVCAQCHPKQFREWSVSPHAYGQLSSVVMAFQNATNRKISSTAGDFCQRCHAPISAALGTPAARSSLDRSAIERESITCVACHRVRRNFGKITGRFPIVEGDIYAPMYSVDDGTRLKEILDQPGKYPVQPRRGETGRAIHAEIKPFFELREPGFCGGVCHEVIAQTGGRSHEMLTEYKRSPAAAKGVTCVDCHMGTVQGKASPFERGPAAVVGGVPTPERRLSNHFMAGPDYSVVHPGIFPHNADAAKLKTPREWVQFDHEAGWGTEKFEDSVPADHVFPEAWQSVDDRFEARDIIGEQLKLLAWADGQRLEVLRNGFGLSEVTDIRASGDGLAFSLAVKNLTDGHYVPTSFDIKRTVFLEVGVTDSSGKVVYRSGDRDPNGDLRDKHSRYVLAGLLPHDDDLFNLQSKTYVGIVRGPERSQVLSPPMSLTAMPMVRPDGRPTMLYGRTRGSRKHRTGIPAGQSRSADYRVPADRLRHGESYHIDARLIFQPVPVNLIHASQHMGFDYGMSPREVADRIVKGAAEVWRRTATVRYAAEGR